A genomic segment from Bacteroidota bacterium encodes:
- a CDS encoding DUF4199 domain-containing protein: protein MKTPTKYGILAGLLAGIWLIAEHFWELKNPGVATFAGYVGYFIYFSFIFISIRIVREKELQGFIDFKTAMRTGVLTAVYYSLVLGLFTFINYAFVNTDYLLQQNPAASLQEIQNSKNIGRILQGVILIIPFNILFGTLISVVISALMKRENRFS, encoded by the coding sequence GTGAAAACACCAACAAAATACGGAATCTTGGCCGGGTTACTTGCCGGTATTTGGTTGATTGCGGAGCATTTTTGGGAACTAAAGAATCCCGGTGTCGCAACATTCGCAGGATATGTAGGATATTTTATTTACTTCAGCTTTATTTTTATTAGTATTCGAATCGTTCGTGAAAAAGAATTGCAAGGTTTTATTGATTTTAAAACAGCCATGCGAACCGGTGTGCTCACTGCAGTGTATTATTCACTGGTATTAGGACTTTTTACGTTTATTAATTATGCTTTTGTAAATACTGATTATTTACTTCAACAAAATCCGGCAGCAAGCCTTCAAGAAATTCAAAACTCAAAAAATATAGGACGTATACTTCAAGGTGTAATATTGATTATTCCTTTTAATATTCTTTTTGGTACTCTTATTTCCGTTGTTATTTCGGCATTAATGAAAAGAGAAAATCGATTTAGTTGA
- the rho gene encoding transcription termination factor Rho codes for MYNAIELNNKLVDELKTIAQKLSVENFDSLTKQDLIFAIIEKQGNSGIVAAPEPTESKKEARPRAGRPRKVKEPAAPVDKETMQNDAATLFTEPVIPVEEPVVFTEPVVTPIVENSNPAEKPPVSDLTTTVEVAPKTEDAPLKENVTTPEINAEERQRDNFNINRQRHEKRSENQYNFDGIVISEGVLEIMPDGYGFLRSSDYNYLNSPDDIYVSQSQIKLFGLKTGDTVRGSIRPPKEGEKYFPLIKVEKINGREPSFVRDRVPFEYLTPLFPFEKFKLTGHSQSNMSSRIFDLVTPIGKGQRALIVAQPKTGKTVLLKDIANAIAGNHPEAYLIILLIDERPEEVTDMARSVKAEVIASTFDEPADRHVKIANIVLEKAKRMVECGHDVVILLDSITRLARAYNTVQPASGKVLSGGVDANALHKPKRFFGSARKIENGGSLTIIATALTETGSKMDEVIFEEFKGTGNSELQLDRKISNKRIFPAIDIVASSTRRDDLLVDKETLQRIWVLRNHLADMTPLEAMEFLKNQMKNTQSNEEFLISMNG; via the coding sequence ATGTACAATGCCATTGAATTGAATAATAAGCTTGTTGACGAGCTTAAAACAATTGCGCAAAAGTTATCAGTCGAAAACTTCGATTCGCTTACTAAACAAGATTTAATCTTTGCGATTATCGAAAAACAAGGAAATAGTGGTATAGTAGCCGCTCCCGAACCTACCGAATCCAAAAAGGAAGCACGACCTCGTGCCGGAAGACCACGTAAAGTAAAGGAACCTGCCGCCCCGGTTGATAAGGAAACCATGCAAAACGATGCAGCAACACTTTTTACTGAACCTGTTATTCCTGTTGAAGAACCGGTTGTTTTTACTGAACCTGTGGTAACTCCAATTGTTGAAAATAGTAACCCTGCTGAGAAACCACCTGTGAGTGATTTAACAACAACTGTTGAAGTAGCTCCAAAAACGGAAGATGCTCCATTAAAAGAAAATGTTACAACCCCTGAGATTAATGCTGAAGAACGTCAACGTGATAATTTTAATATCAACCGTCAACGCCATGAAAAAAGAAGTGAAAATCAATACAATTTTGATGGCATTGTAATAAGTGAAGGGGTGCTTGAAATTATGCCTGATGGATATGGTTTTTTGCGCTCTTCTGACTACAATTACCTCAACTCTCCGGATGATATTTATGTATCACAATCTCAAATAAAATTGTTTGGATTAAAAACAGGCGATACTGTTAGAGGAAGTATTCGTCCTCCAAAAGAAGGTGAAAAATATTTCCCATTAATTAAAGTCGAAAAAATAAACGGACGCGAGCCTTCTTTTGTGCGCGATCGCGTTCCTTTTGAATATCTAACTCCTTTATTCCCATTCGAAAAATTTAAATTAACCGGGCATTCTCAATCCAATATGAGTTCCCGAATTTTTGATTTGGTAACTCCAATTGGAAAAGGTCAGCGAGCCCTAATTGTTGCACAACCTAAAACCGGTAAAACGGTTTTACTGAAAGATATTGCAAATGCTATTGCAGGCAATCATCCTGAAGCATATTTAATTATTTTACTTATCGACGAACGCCCCGAAGAAGTTACCGACATGGCCCGCAGCGTTAAAGCGGAAGTTATTGCGAGTACTTTTGACGAACCCGCCGACCGACATGTGAAAATTGCGAATATAGTTTTAGAAAAAGCAAAGCGAATGGTTGAGTGTGGGCACGATGTTGTAATACTTTTGGATTCTATTACACGTCTAGCGCGCGCATACAACACGGTTCAACCGGCATCCGGTAAAGTGCTTTCGGGTGGAGTTGATGCAAATGCCTTGCACAAACCAAAACGTTTTTTTGGATCGGCACGAAAAATTGAAAATGGAGGATCACTTACCATTATTGCCACAGCGCTTACCGAAACAGGATCAAAAATGGATGAAGTAATTTTTGAAGAATTTAAAGGTACCGGTAATTCAGAATTACAACTCGATCGTAAAATTAGTAACAAGCGTATATTCCCTGCAATTGATATTGTTGCATCTAGTACTCGCCGCGATGATCTATTGGTTGATAAGGAAACCTTGCAACGCATTTGGGTTTTACGAAACCATCTTGCCGATATGACACCACTCGAAGCAATGGAGTTTTTGAAAAATCAAATGAAAAATACACAAAGCAACGAGGAGTTTTTAATCTCTATGAACGGATAA